The Helianthus annuus cultivar XRQ/B chromosome 16, HanXRQr2.0-SUNRISE, whole genome shotgun sequence genome includes a window with the following:
- the LOC110916083 gene encoding anther-specific protein SF18-like, whose amino-acid sequence MTNRSVAFSAFVLILFVLAISDIASVRGELCEKASKTWSGNCGNTGHCDNQCKTWEGAAHGACHVRGGKHMCFCYFNCKKAEKLAQDKLKAENLAKEKLNAENLDRDAKKVVPNVEHP is encoded by the exons ATGACGAACAGATCGGTTGCCTTTTCCGCGTTCGTTCTGATCCTTTTCGTGCTCGCCATCTCAG ATATCGCCAGCGTGAGAGGAGAATTATGCGAGAAAGCTAGCAAGACATGGTCAGGTAACTGTGGTAACACGGGACATTGCGATAACCAATGTAAAACATGGGAGGGTGCAGCCCATGGAGCGTGTCATGTGCGTGGAGGGAAACACATGTGCTTTTGCTACTTCAACTGTAAAAAAGCCGAAAAGCTTGCGCAAGACAAGCTTAAAGCCGAAAATCTTGCTAAAGAGAAACTTAATGCCGAAAACCTTGATCGTGATGCCAAGAAAGTGGTTCCAAATGTGGAGCATCCATGA